The sequence GATGCCGTCCGCCGCGATGGCGGCCTCGACCACCTCCTGGACGTCCAGGTCCTCGCGCGAGAGGACGTGCTCGCCCCGGACGATCATCGTGACCTTGACGCCGAGCCGGGCGTAGAACTGGCCGAGCTCGAGGGCGATCACGCCGCCGCCCCACACGATCAGGCTCGCCGGCAGGCGCGTGAGGTCCATGGCCTCGTCGCTGGTGATGTAGCCCGCCTCGGCGAGGCCCGGCACCGCGGGGACCGAGGGGGTCGAGCCGGTGGAGACGAGGAAGCGATCCGCGGTGTAGGTGACGCCGTCCACCTCGATGCGGTCGGGGCCGCTGAAGCGGGCCGACCCCTGGATGAGCCTTGCGTTGGGCGCCTTGCGGATGCCCTCGACTCGGTAGGCCTGGAAGCCCTTCACCAGCCGGTGCTGCCGCGCCATGATGGCCTGGAAGTCCGCCCTCACGCCCTCGACTTCGATCCCGAGCTCCGAGGTCTCGCGGATCAGCTGGAGGACGTCGGTGGTGCGCAGCATGGTCTTGGTGGGCATGCACCCGCGAAGGATGCAGAGGCCGCCGAGCGGCCCCTTGTCGACCATCGCGACCGACTTGCCGTGCGCGCCCAGGATCCGCGCCGCGTTGTAGCCCGCGCTCCCGGCCCCGATGATGATCGCGTCGAAGTGAGTCATGAGGGGCAGGCTTCTCCTGTATCGGCTGAGCGGGCAAGACCGCTCATTATCCCCCGCTCACGCGCGTTTGCCCAGTGGTCGTGCGTTTGGTCCGCGGCCTAAGTTTTGTATACTGCGCTCCACGCGGGCGGCCTCAGGCCCCCGGATCAGGGAGGTGCGATATGCAGCGCATCGTCATCGTCGGGGGGGGCTTCGGCGGGATCTACACCGCCCTCGCCCTCGAGAAGGCCTTGCGGGTGCGGGAGGACCTCCGGGTCACCCTGATCAACCGCACCAACTACTTCGTGTACTACCCCCTGATGCCCGAGGTGATCTCGAGCGGGGTCGAGCCTCGCCACGTGGTGGTGCCGCTGCGGACCCTCTTCAGGCGCGTCCGCGTCCTGGAGGCCGAGGTCCGCGCCCTCGACGAGAGCCGGCGCGAAGTCCTCGTCTATCGAGACGGCATGCAGGCGCGTCTGCCGTTCGACCACCTGGTGCTCGCGAGCGGCGTGGAGGCGAACCTCGCCGCCTTTCCCGCAGTGGCCGAGGTCGCCTTCCCCTTCAAGTCGGCCGAGGACGCGATCGCCCTCCACAACCAGATCGTGGACGCCTTCGAGGCGGCGGACTTCTCGGAAGAGCCGGCCGAGCGGCGCGCCCAGCTGACCTTCGTGGTGGTGGGCGGGGGGGCGACCGGAGTCGAGTGCCTGGGCGAGATCGAGGCCTATATCGAGGGGATCCGCCGCTACTACCCGCGCGTCGACCCGCGCGAGATCCGGCTGGTGCTGGTGGAGCTCGCCCCCCGCATCCTCGCCGAGGTCGGAGCGAGGCTCGGCGAGTATGCGGCCGATCGCCTGCGCCGTCGCGGCATCGAGCTTCACCTCGAAACCTCGGTCACCGACGCCGACTCGAGCCAGGTGCGGCTCTCCAACGGTGCGCTCATCCCGACCCGCACCCTGGTCTGGACCATCGGGACGGCCCCCACCGCCTTCACCAAGTCCCTCGATTTCCCGAAGGACGCCAAGGGCTACCTCAAGGCCGAGCCCACCCTCGAAATCGAGGGCCACCCCGGCGTCTGGGCCCTTGGCGATGCCGCACGGATCCCGGATCCCGACAACAGGCCTTACCCACCCACCGCCCAGCACGCGGTGCGCGAGGCCAGGCGCCTGGCCTCCAACCTGCTCTCGACGATCGACGGCCGGCCGCTTAAGCCCTACGTCTTCCACACGTACGGGACCTTCGTCTCGATCGGTGCCCACGACGGGGTCGCGGTGATCCGGGGCCGGCAGGTAAAGGGCTTGTTGGCCTGGCTCGCCTGGCGCGCGGTCCACTTCGGGCTCTTGCCCGGCGCCGAGCGCAAGCTGCGGGTCCTGGTGGACTGGCTCTTCTCGCGCAGCCGTCGCAAGGACGTGGTCCAGATCGGGCTGCGCCGGCCGGCGTCCCAGCTGGTGGTGACCCCGCGCGTCGCCTTCCTGCGCGAGGGCCTGGCGGTGCCGTCGTCGAGCGACGCCGAGCCGCCCTTGGTCTAGCGCTTCAGAAATCTCTCGCAAGAACGGAACCCGGTAAGGGGGGGCCGCGTCTAGGGGACAGCAGCCCGGGAGTGGGCTGGAAAATCAAGCGACGCCTCGATCCGAGGCGTTCTGCCGTCCTCTGGACTGAAAGGAGTCACCCCCATGTTCAAGAAGGCTTCCGCCCTCGTGCTCACCGTTTCCGCTCTCGGGCTGGTCGGCTGCGGCGCCCTGCCCGGCACCACCACCCCTCCGAGCGCCAAGGACGCCCAGATCAACGGCCGGGTGACCCACCTCGGCAAGGATCCCGGCCAGGAGCTGACCCTCTCGCTCAAGCGCTTCGACGGATCGAGCTTCCAGCGCCTCGGCACCAGCACCCGCAGCGACAGGCAGGGTCAGTACGCCTTCTCGGGCTTGAGTGCGGGCAAGTACCAGGTCTTCTACGACGACCAGGGCGAGGTGGTGGACGCGGCCGACGTCAACACCGTCGGCGCCTACGTGGACGCCTCGGTCCAGGTGGTCGAGATCGGCGCGAACGGCAGCGCCACCTCCAACTTCGACGTGGGCTGGCAGCTCTCGCCGACCATCAAGCCCAACGACGCCTTGCGGGTCGGCGGCTCCGATCGCTTCTCGTTCAGCTCCAAGTACGGCGACAGCGACGCCGAGTACCAGGTGCTGGTGGCCGACGGCGCAAAGCGCTCGGTCTGGTCCAGCGCCTGGACCAAGAGCACCAGCTTCGCATGGAACGGCAACGGCGGCAGCGAGACCAACAGCCCCACCCAGGCCTACGCCGGCACCGGCGCGCACTTCTACCAGGTCAAGTTCCGCAAGGCCGCGACGACCTTCGGCGGCGACGGCTACTACGGCCAGACCAAGTGGATCCCCTTCTCCGTGACCCGCTGAGCACCCTTCCTGCCCGTCGCGGCCGGCCCGGGCCCTCGCTTGTCGAGGGCCCGGGCCGTTTTGTATAGAACGGTGCTTGCATGGGTCAAGGGGCAAGAGTATATTAGTCCGGTTCAGCTCCCCTTTCGGGCGCCGCGCAGGACTGGTCCGCGTTTTCGCCCGGGTTATTAGGAAGCATCATGTATCTGATCGTCGGCTGCGGCCGATTGGGCGCCAGCCTGGCCATCCGCCTGGCCACCGAGGGCCACGAGGTCGTGATCCTCGACCACCTTCGCGAGAACTTCCACCTCAACCTCCCCCGGGACTTCAAGGGCAAGACGATCGCCGGCATGGAGATCGACGAGGCCATCCTCCGCCGCGCCGGGATCGCCCGCGCCAAGGCGGTCATCTGCGTGGCCCGCGACGAGAACACCAACATGATGGCCGCCGACGTGGCCCGCCTCATGTTCAACGTCCAGAACGTCATCGTCCGCATCGACCAGCCGAACCTGGTGGAGGCCTATCGTCAGGGCGGTTTCGAGGTCATCAGCCCCATCAGCATGGCCACCAGCGCCCTCGAAGCGAGCCTCTTGAAGGGCAAGGAACCGTAACGCCATGTACATTCTCATCGCGGGCGGCGGCAAGATCGGCCTCCACCTGATTCGCACCCTCCTCTGCAAGGGGCACGAGGTGGCCCTGATCGAGCGCGATCAGCGGGTCTGCGCCATGGTCGTCGACGAGTTCCAGGAGGTCGTCGTCCTGGCGGGCGACGCCACCAACCCGGAGCTGTTGCAGCGCGCCGACATCGCGCGCGCCGACGTGGTGGTGGCCGTGGCGGGCCGCGACCAGGACAACTACGTCCTCTGCAAGATGGCCAAGAACCTCTACGGGGTCAAGCGCACCCTCGCGCGGGTCAACGACCCGCGCAATGCCGACCTCTTCAAGCTCGCCGGGGTCGACTTCATCATCAGCGTCACCGCCATGGTGACCCGGGCCATCGAGTACGAGATCGTCCCCCACGACATCGCGACCCTCTTCACCTGGCACGGCCGCATGGCCATGGTCGAGGTGCTCATCCCGCCCAACAGCCCGGTGGTGGGGGTGCCCATCCGCAAGCTCGACTTCCCCGAGGGGGCCATCCTCTCGGCCATCTGGCGCGACGGCGAGGCCATGATCCCGCAGGGCGACACCACCCTCCAGCCGGGCGACGAGATCTTCGCCATGACCCTCCAGGGCCGCGAAGACCAGCTCCGCGCCACGCTGATCGGCTAGCCCCGTGGCCACGACGCAGCAAACCCGCGGCGGCACGGCGCCGCTGCCCAAGACCCATGCCCAGATCACCTGGTGGCTCGCCGCCGGCCTGGTCGGCGCCGACATCGGGACCTCGGTCTTCTACAGCACGGGGATCCTCTTCCCGCACGTGGGCTTCGCCGCCCCCTTCTTCATCCTGCTGGTGGTCGGGGCCATGTGGCTCTTCAAGGCGACCTACCAGGAGGGGACGGCGGTCGCGCCCATCAACGGCGGCGCCTACACCATGCTGCTCCAGACGGTCGGCCGTCGCTCCGGGTTGGTGGTGGGCAGCCTGACCATCCTCTCCTACCTGGCGACCGCGGTGGTGAGCGCCCTCTCGGGGGCCTACTATCTCTCGTCGCTCTGGCAGCACGCGCCCTGGCCCACGTGGCAGGTGGCCGCGGTCGCCGCGATCCCGGTGCTCCTCTTCGCCTTCCTCAACCTCTTCGGCCTGAAGGAATCGACCAAGCTGGTCTTCGGCATCGCGGCCTTCCACTTCCTGCTCCTCATCGTGATCGACGTCTGGGGCCTGTTCGTCGTCTTCACGCAGGGCGTCGACTGGTCACGCATCACCCATGGGGTCATGCATCTCGGCCCCCACGAGGCCATGCTGGGCCTGGCGGCGGCCTTCCTCGGGATCACGGGCTTCGAGACGGCCGCGCAGATCGTCGAGGAGCTCGAGGCCCCCTCCTGGAAGGCCATCCAGAAGATCTACCTGGCGATCGTCCTGCTGGTGAGCTTCACCGCGCCGGTGAGCTCCATGCTGTGCATGCTCCTGCTGGACGACGCGCAGCTCAAGACCTACAGCTCCAACATGCTCTCGGGGCTCGCCTTCACGTTGGGCGGAAAGCCGCTGCTCTACGTGCTGGTCATCGATGCCTGCCTGACCCTCTTCGCGGCGGTCAACACGGCCTACGCGGGCGCCACGGGCCTCATGACCACCATGGGCAAGCAAGGCAACCTGCCGTCGATCGTCCTTCACCAGTGGACCAAGCGGTTCTCCGCCTTCCAGGGCTACCCCTACGTCGCCCTGCCGTTCATGGCCATCTGCCTGCTGATGCTGCTCGCCTTGCCGGGCAGCGTCAACGAGCTGGGCGAGGTCTACGGCATGGCCTTCCTGGCGGTCATGGTGAGCTACTGCCTGGGCGTGGTGCTCTTGCGCCTTTACCAGCCGCACAAGATCGCTCGTTCCCCCTACCTGTCCCGGTGGGTGGCTCATTTCAGGGCCAAGGCGATCCCCATGGCCGCGGTGGCCGGCGGCGGGCTCTTGCTCTTCGCCGAGCTGGTCTTGCTGTTCACCGCCAAGAGCGCCCGGGATCTGGGGGTCCAGCTCTTCTTGATCGTCCTGCTGATCATGGTCTTCTACCGGCTGGGGCAGGTGGAGGGGCGAATGGTGCGCCTGCCGGACCTGCGCATCGGGCTGGGCAAGTTCCGCGACCTCGAGGAGTTGCCCGAGGACCTGCCGGTTTACGTCCTCTGCACCCCGGGGGCGACCCCGTCGCGCCTGGTGACGACCATCAGCTACCTCCTCAAGATCCACGGCCCCGACCCCATCGAGATCGTGCTCTTCCACGCCGAGGAGAAGGGCATGACCCACGGGGTGGTCTCCGAATCGCTGCAGCGCGTGGTCTCCCAGCAGCTCGAGGACTTCTTCTCCGAGCGGGATTTCATCCTGTCGGTCAAGGTCCTTCCCGGCAACCTGGCCGAGGTCCTGCCCGAGTACAAGAAGGTCAAGCGCATCGACCTGGTGTACATCACCAGTGGCCGGCTCCCCGAGCGCAGCGAGGCCATGCGCCAGCTGCTGGCCAACGAGCTGGGCCTCGACGTGATCCGCCTCGACGAGGCGAGCCTGCCCAAGGGGCCGGGCGCCTGGTTCAACCAGTGGGTCCAGGGCTTCCGCAAGCAGAAGGACTAAGCACGTATTGCCTGAATCAAACGTCTGCCTGCGTCCTCCCCGCCCCCCGGTGGGGCGGGGAATCAAGCGAACGTTTAGTTTCACACCGAGCTGCTTAGCCGCAAAAAAGGGGGACGAGCCACCGGCTCGCCCCCCTTTTTTGCGCGCGCTCAGGCGCGCTTGAAGAGCCAGTACGAGTAGAACACCGGCAGCAGGGCCGCGATCCCGACGGCCCCGAGGAACACGGCCAGGCTCCAGGGCTGCGGCAGGCACGCGCCCAGGATGGTGATCGCGCCCGCTGCGACCATCAGCTTGCCGCCCAGGCGGTGGGTCCGGTACCAGACCTCCTCGCTGGAGAGGGTCCAGGGGGTGCGGATCCCGATGAAGAAGTTGGATCGCACCTTGGGCAGGTAGTTGCCGAGCACCACGAAGAGGATCCCCAGCCCGACCATCATGCCGCTGAGGGGCAGGTGCTGGCCGGGGGTGACCGACGCCGACAGGGTCAGGTAGGTCAGGAAGAGCGCGAACGCGCACAGGATGCTCCGGATGATCTCCAGGACCTGGGGGGACTCGGCCAGGTGCCGTCCTCGCGGATCGAGCACGGGCAGAGCCCAGACGAGGGCGTAGAAGAAGGTCCCCATCACCGGGCCGATGAGCGCCCCGGTGGCCCTGGGCGCCCACTGGTCCGGATCACCGGCCATGCCCCAGTGGGTCGGCACCTGCTCGGGCAGCTGCGGCCAGTAGTAGGCCGCAACCCCCCAGCACGCTCCGACGAGCAGCAGGGGCAGCCATTCATTCCTGAGCGTCCAGCGCATTCCGCTCTCCTTTCCAGAGGCCCACCACGGTCGTGACCAGCTCCTCGAAGACGGTCAGGTTGAGGTGATAGGTGATGGTGGTGCCGTCCCGCTCGCCGTAGACCAGATCCGCCTGCTTGAGCTGGGAGAGGTGGTGCGAGATGGACGGCTTGGAGAGCGCGAAGTGGTCCGCGATCTCGCCCGCGTTCAGGGGGCGCTCTCGCAGCAGCGCGAGGATCTGCCGCCGCGTCGGATCGGCGACCGCCTTGAAGACCTCGTTCAGCGCCATGGAGAATCCCCCTTTTGCTTTCAGGATAGCATCGTACGACCCGAGATCAGCGCCGAGAGAGCAATTCGCTGCGGGAGAACTTGCGCACCGCGAGGAAGACCAGCCCGGCGTCGACGAGCCAGAAGACCGCGCCGAGCGCGATCGCAACCCATGTGCTGAGGTACAGGACGCCGGTCGCTTGCCCCACCACCAGCCCGAGGACGACGAGCACCAGGCTGCCTGCCGCCTGGTTGGCCTCCATGAAGGTGCTGACCTTGGTGGAGACCAGGACGGTGGCGGCCATGCCCATGACGGCGATCGCGGGGGTGACCCACAGCATCATGGGCCACCACTGGGCGGTCGGGAACCAGAGGCGCCCCATCACGTCGTAGCCGGCCGCGTTGGTCACCACCGCGTAGACGGCGAAGCTGCCCCACGCGAGCAGCACCGCCGGCACCACGGCCGCGAGCGTCTTGCCGACGAAGAGCTCGGCGTCGGTGGCCGGAGTGTAGAGCAGGGCCTCGAGGGTCTTGCGCTCCTTCTCGCCGGCGAAGGAGTCGGCTCCCACGATGGTGGAGAGCATCATCGGCAGGACCAGGAACATGGGCGCCATCAGGTAGCCGAGCATCAGCGTGACCATGGTCTGGCGATCGCTGAGGCCCGAAAGCTCGCGGGCGACGGCCGGGGGCATGTGCTGCCGAAGCTGCGCGAGCGTCTCGGCGGTCTTGGCCCCCTGCAGATCGCCCTGGCCCGAGGCGAAGAGGATGATGAGCGGCAGGACGACCACGAAGATGAGGGGGACCGTCAGTGAAGGCACGATCGCCGCGCGGTTCCGCGACACCTCCATCAGGTCCTTCTTGGCGATCGCCTTGATCCGGCGCCAGTTCATGCGTGCACCTCTCTTTCTTGCCGCTGGAGCTTGAAGTAGATGTCCGACAGGGAGGCCTCGTGGGGCTGGACCCGGCGGATCTCGGCCCCTTCCCCGACCAGGGCGCTGACGAGCCCCGCGATGCGCCGCTCGTCCGAGAGGCGTGCCGAGAGCACCAGGCCCGAGAGGCCGGCCTCCTGGATGCCTTGGAGCTCCAGGATGCGCTCGACCACGCCTTCCCGGGGCTGCGTGAGGAACTCGACCTCGACGCGATGCCCCTCGCCCAGCCGGCCGGCGAGCTCGGCGACCGTGCCTGCGGCGAGCAGGTGCCCGCGGTTGAAGAGGGCCACGCGATCGCAGAGGCGCTCGGCCTCTTGCAACTGGTGGGTGCAAAGGAAGATCGTGCGACCTTCCTCGCGGCTCAGCTGCTCGACAAGGTCGATCACCTGCTGGGCCGATTCCGGGTCGAGGCCCGCGGTCGGCTCGTCCAGGAAGAGCAGGGAGGGCTCGTGCAGGAGGGCGCGGGCGATCGCGAGGCGCTGCTTCATACCCTTGCTGAAGCCCCCGGCCCTGGTGTCGGCGCGCGCCTCGAGGCCGAGCAGGGACAGGAGCCGCGCGATCCTGCCTTCGATCTCGCGGTTTGGAACCCCGTACATCTGGGCGAAGATCGATAGGTTTTCCCGGGCGGAAAGCCGCTCGTAGAGCGAGGGCGTCTCGGTCAGGACTCCCGTCTGGGCGCGCAGGGCGCTGCCGTCGACGGTCGGGTCGAGCCCGAGCACGCGGCTCTTGCCGCGCGTGGGCTGAAGCAGGCCGTTGAGGAGCCGCACGGTGGTGGTCTTGCCCGCGCCGTTCGGCCCGAGGACCCCGAAGACTTCCCCCGGCTTGACCTGGAAGCTCAGGCCGTCCACGGCGCGGATCTCTCCGAAGGTGAGGGCGAGGTCTTCGACTTCGATGGCCATGGTCATGCGTACATCCTTTCGGGAGCTAGCCGAGCGACGCGGTGCCGACGGCCGAGAGGCGGCCCGTCCGGTCCAGGACCCAGACGCCGAGCGCGAGCAGCCCCATGCCGATCACGCCGAGCGCCCCGCCGATGAACGTGTGGTAGGAGAGCACCAGGAGGCTCAGGACGAACGACACGCTCTGGTTGATCAGCCCGTGGGCGTAGCTCGCCACGAAGATGCTGCCCGAGGCGTAGTAGAGCCATGCGAGCACCGCTCCCGAGAGGACGCAGAAGAGGGTCATCATGAGGATGCCCAGCACCGGATGGCCGGGGTAGTTGTAGCCCATGGCGATGAGCGGGGCGTGCCAGAGCCCCCAGATGACGCCGTGCAGCGCCAGGGCCCTGCGCGAGCCGAGCGGCAGCAGCCTGGGCAAGAGGTAGCCGCGCCAGCCGTACTCCTCGCCGAAGAGGGCAGGAAGGCCGAGGATGGGCCCCAGCACGATCCCCTGCAGCGCGGCGACGCCCAGGAAGGCCGGGCCCGTCAGGCCGAGGGGTTTACCCGCCTGCTCGGCGAGCCTGGTCATCATCGCCTGGGCCTTGGTCAGCCCCGTGTCGAGCGAGAGCCAGGGGGTGAGGGCCGAGAGCCCGAACGAGAGAATCACCCAGCCGAGCACGAGGCCCACGGCGATCGCGTAGTAGCGCTTCTTGCCCAGGCACAGCCCGCTGCCCTTGAAACCTTCCTTGGTCACCCACTTCCGGAACACCACCGCCACCATGGCGGGGAAGAGCATCTGGAGGCTCGCGCCGATGGCGAAGGCCTTGGGGTTGGAGAGGCCGCCCTGGAAGAAGACCCAGGCGTTCATGGCCCAGGTCAGGGCGAAGACGACGGCGAGGTACCAGCCGACGGGTTTCCAGTTCATGGTCGGGGTCATGGGCGAGGCTCCTTTTTAAGTCGATGTCTAATTAGATGATAATCGAAATAAGGAGCGAATCAACCCCCACCGCAAAAAAAGAGTGGCCGTGGGTTATCCCACGGCCTGCTTGGTCAATTTTCCGAGGGCGTCGAGCATCTCGCGCCGCGAGGAGTCGTCCTCGATCGCGTCGATGGTCTCGCTGAGCCAGGGGATGGCCCGGGGGTCGCCGATAGCGGCGAGGGCCTCGGCGCATGCGGCGCGTACCAGGGCATCCGGGTCGCGCAGGCGCGAGCCGAGGGGCTCGAGGGCGCCCGGGTCCGCGAAGCGCCCGAGGGCGTGGGCGGCGCGGGCGCGCACGTAGGGGTCGGGGTCTTCCAGGGCGCCGACGACGCTCGTGAACTCGACGGGGCCGCGCGAAGCCAGGGCGTCGACCGCGCGGGCGCGCAGGCCGGCATCGGGCGAGAGGAGCTGGGAGACGAGGGCCTGGTGGGCCTGCTGGTCGGCCGTGCCGAGGGTGACCATGGCCGCCTGGCGCATGGCCTCGACCCTGGGATCGCTCGAGGGCACCATCGCCTCGAGCGCGCCGAGGGCGCGCGGGTCGCCGATCATCGCCAGGGCCTCCATGGCGCCGAGCTGCATGGTGAGGCCGCCCTGCAGGGCCATCATGAGGATCTCGAGGGTCTCGGGGGCCTTGATCTTGGCGAGGGCCTCGGCGGCGAACGTCCTGAGCTCGGGGTCCTTGGACTGGATGGCCAGCAAGAGAGGCTGGATCCCGCTCGGAAGCCCCAGGTTGCCGAGCCCGATGGCGGCGCTGCGCTTGACCTGGAGCTCGTCGTCGAAGGCGAGGGTCTGCATGAGGTACTCGACGACCGAAGGATTGTTGGAGAGGCCGAGCACGATGGCCGCCTGGGAGCGGACGGCGGGATCGGGGTCGCGCAGGTCGAAGATGACCGAGTCCAGCGAGATGTCTTCGTTCAAGAGGGCCTCCTGCGGCGATCAGTGCTGGGTGTCGGCCGGTCTGAAGACCGACACGACCTTGAGACCCGTCAGGCGCCTGAGCTCGTCCTCGATGGCCATGGCCTCGTCTCGATCCAGGTGCTTGAGGGGAATGGCGGGATAGGGGGCGACGTCGTAGTTGCCGCGCGCCTCGACGAACCAGCCCTGCGGCACCGGGCGGGTGGGGGTGTTGAGCTGCACCTCGTCCGGGCGGATCCGGTTCAGGATCTCGGCGAAGGCCTCGAGCTCCTTGCGGTTCTGGGGCATGAACATCATCTGGATGGCCAGGTAGCCCTGGTACTCGGCGCGCAGGGCGAGGATCCCCTCCACGATGGAGTCGACCGTCACGCCCTCGACCGGCCGGTCGATGACCTGGAGGGTGCGATCGTCGGCGGCGTCGAGCTTGCAGAAGACCTTCTCGGCCTTCGCCAGGTCGCGGCGCACCTGGGGATCCTTGAGGGTGGTCGAGTTGGTCAGCACCATGACGGGCTTGCCCGTGGCGGCGTGGATGCCGTCGATCACCTCGGCGAGGTTGGCGGCGAGGGTGGGCTCGCCGCTGCCCGAGAGGGTGACGATGTCCGCTTCCTGCCAGTTGCTGTCCTTCAGGTCGCTGAGGACCCGCTCGGTCGAGACGTAGACCTTGCGCTCGAGGGTCGGCACCTGGATCTTGCCGAGCTGGCAGTAGATGCAGCGGAAGGAGCAGATGCTGGTGCTGTAGAGCAGGTCGATCCCGAGGCTCATGCCGACGCGCCACGAGCGCACCGGACCGTAGACGGTCGAGACGTTCGGGACAGCGGAGTCGGTTGAGGCGGTCGATGCTTTCACGGGATCCTCGCAGGCGGGGGGCCGTGTCCAGTTTACCACCGCAGGGGCGGTTTTTACAGGGCGTTCGCGCCCCGATCGGGGCCCTCGGGCCGGGGGAGATTGCCACCATCCCAGGGTCTTGGTGTAAGATAACGGCCGAGATCCCGGCTGCCTTTCTGCCGGGCGGTCGCCCTCGGTGAGCCCAAGGAGGTTCTTTCGCTTGAAGCGGTTCAGTCTCGCGGAGGCCAATGCGATGATCCCCGCCCTGTCCCGGCGCCTCGACGCCGCTCAGGCGGAACTCGATCCTCTGCGCCTGAGCGTCAAGGAGGCCAACGACATCCTCCTGGCGCGCGAGTGGCGCATGCGCCTTGCCCGTCAGGACGGTGCCCCCCCGCTCTCCATGGCGGAGCTTTCGGCCGACTGGGACGAGGCCGCAGCCGACCTGTTCGCCATGCGCGAGCACCTCTGCGAGCGTGAGACGGCCTGGACCCGCCTCTTCGCCCGGGGGGGCGTGCTGGTGCGCGACCTGCGCAAGGGCGCGCTCGACATCCCAGCCGAGCACGACGGGCAGCCGGTCTGCTTCTGCTGGCAGCTAGGTCAGCCGAGCATCCATTACTGGCACCCGGTCGGTGCCCACGACGAGGCCGATCCGCGCCCGCTCACCGGGCAAGCCTGATCACGCTGCAGGCGTGATCACTTTTCTCCAGCCAGCGCCCAGCGGACCTCCTCGATGACCGAGCCATCCGCTTCCGTCTCGAGGACCTGCTCGAGCGCATCACGGGCGCTGGCTCCGCCGATGCGCCCGAGGGCCCAGGCGGCGGCGCCGCGCACGCTCGAGTCGGCGTCCTCGCGCATGGCCTGGGCGAGCGCCGGCACGGTCGCGGGATCCCCGAGGTTGCCGAGCGCGATCG is a genomic window of Pantanalinema sp. containing:
- a CDS encoding DUF2203 family protein — translated: MKRFSLAEANAMIPALSRRLDAAQAELDPLRLSVKEANDILLAREWRMRLARQDGAPPLSMAELSADWDEAAADLFAMREHLCERETAWTRLFARGGVLVRDLRKGALDIPAEHDGQPVCFCWQLGQPSIHYWHPVGAHDEADPRPLTGQA
- a CDS encoding radical SAM protein, which encodes MKASTASTDSAVPNVSTVYGPVRSWRVGMSLGIDLLYSTSICSFRCIYCQLGKIQVPTLERKVYVSTERVLSDLKDSNWQEADIVTLSGSGEPTLAANLAEVIDGIHAATGKPVMVLTNSTTLKDPQVRRDLAKAEKVFCKLDAADDRTLQVIDRPVEGVTVDSIVEGILALRAEYQGYLAIQMMFMPQNRKELEAFAEILNRIRPDEVQLNTPTRPVPQGWFVEARGNYDVAPYPAIPLKHLDRDEAMAIEDELRRLTGLKVVSVFRPADTQH
- a CDS encoding HEAT repeat domain-containing protein, with the protein product MNEDISLDSVIFDLRDPDPAVRSQAAIVLGLSNNPSVVEYLMQTLAFDDELQVKRSAAIGLGNLGLPSGIQPLLLAIQSKDPELRTFAAEALAKIKAPETLEILMMALQGGLTMQLGAMEALAMIGDPRALGALEAMVPSSDPRVEAMRQAAMVTLGTADQQAHQALVSQLLSPDAGLRARAVDALASRGPVEFTSVVGALEDPDPYVRARAAHALGRFADPGALEPLGSRLRDPDALVRAACAEALAAIGDPRAIPWLSETIDAIEDDSSRREMLDALGKLTKQAVG